From Xiphophorus couchianus chromosome 7, X_couchianus-1.0, whole genome shotgun sequence:
tttgtgtttattgaatttgttgaagtaaaacctaaataaaatgttgggcATGAAGTGTTGACTCTGATGATTTACTCATTAAAATGGTTTATTGCAAACCAGGACGAAAAGTTAAATTTAACCAAACCAAATCAtgatattaaaagaaaacctttgtAGAAAAGAAATGGCGTTTATAATCTATTGCAACTAACAATAACTGATTTTCTAGTCCCGTTACTATTGTTAAATATTATACAAGATTCAGTTTTAATACAATTACAGAATATATAGTTAGTCAGTCTAAGAGATAAAAcgggttaaaaagaaaaaaatcttcccACATTTTCAGCACTTGCGTCAGAGCCTATAatgcttattttaaagcatattGGGTCATAATTTACTGGAGTCCAAAGggtaaataaatatgtttatctaATCCTGTGTGAAAATTTGTCCTTCAGGGAATACAGAGCATTATTGTTCCGCTAATCCACGTCAGGATTAGGTTAAAGCCTCCGTCGCACTGGAATACCACATTCAGAGTACCATGGCAACGGGAAGACTTGGTGGGGTAAATCATGAATGGGGCACGCAGATCACTCGGCTCCTCTGGTGTCGTTTTAAAATGCGTTGCTCATTTGTGTCTGATTTGTATTCTGTACGTGGATCTCAGTCTGCGTGGTTGCTGCTAATGCGCGGTCCGTGAGCGCGTCACGAGACCGTGGGCCGGGGTTATATTTAGGCTCTGGGAGGAAAATAACGGCTCAGGGTGATTCCTCTGAGTGGCGGACTGGCTTTGTCAAGGATCTGGACACTAGAGCgcagaaaggaggaggagggggtggCTCTCgctactgctgctgcacacaaaTACCAAAATAGGATCGAGCTGCCTGCGACAGTCCTGAGCTAAATTGAGGTTCATGGAGTTTTGGAGAGGAGCGCTAAGAGGAGCGTCGGTGAGGAACAAACATCCATGGAAATATATAAGGTACGCTGTATTTTAAGcatgaaaaatgttgcattaaattgCTTGCCATGTTTTATTAGCCTAcgggttttcttcttttttttttctagatataATGTCTAATAAAAACGAGATCTACACATATGACTTCTGTGACGGGAAGCATGCTGCGGAGCTCCTGGAGGCTCTCAGGCATTTCTACATACGCGGCCTGTTCACCGACGTGACCCTGCAGTGTGGCGAGTCCGGTCAGGTGTTCCACTGCCACAGAGCGCTGCTGGCTGCCCGCAGCTCCTATTTCAAAGTCATGTTCACGGCCGACATGAGGGAGAGGTCCGACAGCGTCATCAAGCTGAGCGGCGTGGACTGCGCTGTGCTGGGCTCCCTGCTAGACTACGTCTACACAGCCCGGGTGCGCGTCACCGAGAGCAACGTGCAGAGCCTGCTGGAGGCTGCGGACCTCCTGCAGTTCAGCAGGGTCAAGCAGGCCTGCGAGGAGTTCCTCATCCGCCTCCTGGAGGTGGACAACTGCCTGGGCATGCACACCTTTGCTGAGCTCCATCAGTGCCCCAGGCTGCAGAGGGAGGCCCACAGAGTGATGCTGAGCAGGTTCCCGGAGCTCGTGGAGCAGGAGGAGTTCTTGGAGTTGGACCATGAGAAGATCAGGTCTGTTCTGGCGGATCAGAGCCTCACTGTGCAGGGAGATGAGACGCTGATAGATGGTGTGGTCAGTTGGGTGTCCCATGACTTGGATAGTCGGGTTCACTGCGTGTCAGACCTGCTCCACTCTATCCACCTGAGTATGGATCACATTTACTTCAACACTTCCTTGGAGGTGCACAGGCAATATCTAACAAAAAACGATGGAAAGTTAAAATCCACGATTGTTCAGGCGATGAGGTCAAATGGCAAGGAGATCCCTCCAAGCAGAAAATTTTCCCCCAGTATGTACATCATTGGAGGATACTACTGGCACCCTCTGTGTGAAGTGCACATCTGGGATCCTGTCAGCAATACGTGGGTGCAGGGGAAAGACATGCCTGACCCTGGAAGAGAGAGCTACAGCGTCAGCCTGCTTGGTGCAAACATCTACGTGACTGGTGGATACAGGACTAACACTGTTGAAGCACTGGACACTGTTTCAGTTTATAACTGTGACTATGATGAATGGACAGAGAGTTGTCCCATGATTACTGCCAGGTACTACCACTGCTCAGTGGCTCTACATGGCTGTGTTTACACCATCGGAGGCTACAGAGGAGGAGCTCCAGAGCAAGAGACTGAATTTTATGATCCTTTGAAAAAGAGATGGTTTCCAGTGGCCAAAATGATCCAAGGTACAACaatttaacaggaagaaaaactgaaatgcattacatttaatttggattactatttattaaagatattaaaaaaaatactgcagatCTTGCATGCAAATGTTGGACATTTGTATGCAAGATCAAATATAACATGATATGAAGTATGCACTTTAAAACACAAGTTACTTGATACCtgaaaatatttgctgtttAACCCTGAAGGCATGAAGGGGCATATGGTCAAAAAAGACAACCAACCCCAAGTTTGTAATTGTCAAGTATTGCAACATATTCTCAACTACATTTATGTCTGGACACATGCACTGTTTGTTCTGCAGTGcattgttttcctgctggaaggtaaATCTGTCATATCTTCTATGGGCAGCTTccagtgttagttttctgccacacattgTGCTTTGAATGATGACTAAAGCACATCATCTTCATGTCTGAAGGTGTTCATCTGCATGTCTGACTACCCCCTACAAAGCTTATGGCAAAACTGTAAACTGGACATTCAGTCCTTGCCCAGCCTTTCAGTTTaggtaaaatatacatttctttgCAGCTGTGTGACATTCacttacattttcagattataGAAAGCTTGCAATATTGTTTAGTCCAGCTTTAAACTTCCTACATTTATCCCTGACCTTATGTTCCTTCATCTTCATGATGCTCTCTGTTGATTACTGTTCTCCAACAAAGTAAACTTACAGCTGGACATCTAACACTCACAAAGCCTCATGTTTACCTCAGAATCTTTTAGAGAAAAACCAACACTGATCCATCCAGAAAAATCAATCAACACAAACTTCAGTCAACAACTTTTTAAGCAGACATGAGATCAGGTGATCCTTATCatccctgttttgttttcaaggtGTAGGAAATGCCACTGCATGCGTAATGGGAGAAAAAATCTACGTGACTGGAGGCCATTATGGATACAGAGGAAGCTGCACCTATGAGAAAGTGCAAGTCTACAGACCAGACGTCAATGAATGGAGCATCGTAACACTAAGTCCACATCCAGGTAAGGGTAATCGAAGGGGACAGAAAAGGAGCATTGATTTGTTCAGAGCTGATTACTTGTGTTTGAATCTTCTGTTTTCAGAGTATGGCCTTTGTTCTGTGTCTCTCCACAACAAGCTGTATTTGGTCGGCGGACAGACGACCGTTGCGGATTGCTACGACACAGAGAGCGACGAATGGCGGCCCATATCAGTGATGAAGGAGAGGAGGATGGAGTGTGGGGCTGTGGTGATAAGTGGGTGTATTTATGTAACAGGGGGTTACTCCTACTCAAAGGGAACGTACTTACAGAGCATTGAGAAATATGACCCTGAGCTGGACTCGTGGGAGATGGTAGGGACCCTGCCCAGCCCCGCCAGGTCACATGGTTGTGTATGTGTTCATAGCGTCCATTgacgtttttcacatttttatgtaatttattttacaaaatagatGGAATTGTCTATTCACAGCATTCACTAGAGTTTGAAAAATGATCTGTTAAGCTGTTCAGGTTACATTTGCCAAAGTGATATATGAAAATCTCAGGGGTCTCTCAATGAGTATTGTAGTTGTCTTTTAACAATTGTTGAaaggttttaattaatttttaagtgttttaaaagtttagacAGAAATCAATTTTTAATAGCAGGACTGCACTTTCACTGcaatttaactaaataaattacttcACTCTTTTGAACTGCTAAACTCTGTTTGAATGGGTGATTTCCATAAACATTCAGCGCATTTCTCCTTAACACAACACCCTCCATGCACAAGAGGACACcttggtttgtttatttttttgtttttcatttccagtTGTTTCAATATAGGTTTACTGATTTTTTGGGATGTTTTTAATCAGGCTTaaggtatttaaaaataaccatCAACAGATGGAAAAGGAAGAATCTtggtgacagaaaataaaaaaaattcacaccCACTTCCTCGTGCATACACAACTGAGAACATAACAATAAGCGTACCACTATTTGCTGGAAACGGATTAggaaaaagtgaacatttttttaatcctatcatttgtttcaatttaaatacatattattTACTAACTCGGTAAATATCAGAAATGCGTAATTGAAAGAATATTAAGTagaactgatttgtttttcaagtcATCACTTTCATGCTTGAAACAGGGAAAATGCTGCAATGTCGGACTTCCGAATACATTTCTACCACTGGtcttaaaaaacaacttacttTGACTGTTCGGTGTTATAAATGTATGGAATTAGTGTGCTATTAGATTTGAATCTGACTACATGAATATATTGTTCTGGACTAGACTGgattgcttttaaatatatttagattaAATTGGATTCAATATAAATAGATATGAATTATGCCTGTTTGCCTTGTGAATTATCTTGACACAACATTTGTTGTGACTGTGAGTTGATAAatttaattgaactgaattattttcttgcctcacttgttatatttttgtataattatcaatatcaataaaacCAACCATTAATTTGTTCATTGAAACTAAAACGCTGGTGAACCTCACCATGCCGTGCAGTTAGACAGTACTACCCCACCGCCTGCTGGTTTTATACTGAATTGCAGCATTTTGACCTGGAAAGAAAATGCGATGGTAACGCTTTTTGACCCTTGACACTTTCCGTAACACGCAGTTGAACAACGTGCGCGCAGTGTAGTGAGGACTTTTGGTGTTTTAGAGCTTAAAGTGCGATTTACTTACACACAGCATAACGTAAGTACCTAATTTAATCGTACTGAGAATGCTCTAATGTGCTGCTCGTATTGTCGTTTACTAGCTTATGGATTTTAGAGGGACAGAGGAGGATTTTATGATGTGCGTCGGTGAATTGTATGCTGCTTATGGAAGCTTGCAGATAGGGAAGCTGTGCTAACTTTACGGACTAAAGTGTCATTTAACTAAATGAACATCACTATAACGTAAAAATATTCTAACTTAGCTGGCTGTGCATTAATGCCTGAAATGTTTGAATATCCAAAGCTGCTGAATAAAAGCTAAGCTAACAGGATGGTTAGCCACTTCAAGCTATCTGACTGCCTCTGTATAAGCTGTTCTCATATATCATCAGACTATCTAGGGTGATTGAGTTGTCTAAGAAATGTTAATCTCCTCCGCTTGTTTCATGATCATTTGAGTcaaataatgtaaacaaaaatgtgtttgccCAATTCCTAATAAATTTGGCCTTGTACTATGACGTGagcaattattttcatttgtacaCACTAGCATAACAGATTTAATGTGTTCAATTTACAGTTTAGGTGAAACTCATGCGGATCAAAGCTCTagataaacacacaaaattctgaaaacaaaGGTTCAgatctgaatggtttaaagaatACATTTAAGTACAGTTTCTGGAAATGCATCATATGGAATTTGTatgaaatttttaatttaaaaagaatattaaaatgtataattctgttcagtttatttatatagctccACTTTACAACACGTCATCTTAtggcactttacaaaaagttttttcagTTCAGTCACACCCAATTGATCCTACttatcaaacagtacagtaagctcagttaattattcaaattagtttaagaTGTTTTCCCTTCCAGGAAACTGAAGATTCAGATAAGCCGACGGGAGTTTGAGAAGACATAGCAGATACACAAAAATGAactattaatacattttcagctttctaATAgtttgattatatatatattacaattGTGACTGTTCCAACCTGTGCAGTTCTCCAAGTTTTATCATTCAAACTTTGTAGaaacaatatataaaactaTGAGAGCTACACAGTATGTCAAATCCCAATCCTCATTGCAATGTCAGTATTGAGATACTCATAAGGGAAGGAAAGTGTTGATGGCAACTCAAATCACCAGTACAATGCTTAACAGTAATGTTGCAgtaatttgtgtgtttgagtCATGATTTGAAATCATAAAGGTGTCATGTGTAGAGTCACTAAAGAATGTGAATTCTATACAGTGTGCCCTGTTCTTCagtcataaaatacaattatatttaaagtaCTAAAGCAGTGGTCTGAACTGATCTGTCCCTTAACCTACATACTTGAATTACATGGTGAAACTGCCTCACTAACATGCAGTCAAGCGCTgcagagctctgctaatgagaTAATATTGaagccaggtgtgctgaagcagtaAAAGCTTCAGGAAGCTGGacctggaggactggagtttgagaccactggACTAAGGGCTTCCTAAAAAACTCTCTTacccaaaaaactaaatttttctATTAAAGTGGTTCTCCTTTTCTCAGATTTAAGGATGGTGAATTTTAAACAagagaaattaatattttattaatcccagTCAGGAGCAAAATTTTGTCTGAATAGCACAGAACAGCACCCATGGCATAAGATCACTATAGATTGTGGAAcatgacatgttttttaaagctgGGGGAAAGCtttattgtattaaaatattgcCTAGCAGGAAGGCAAGTAACAAGGGGGACATCACTTGAACATTTGC
This genomic window contains:
- the klhl23 gene encoding kelch-like protein 23 isoform X2, giving the protein MSNKNEIYTYDFCDGKHAAELLEALRHFYIRGLFTDVTLQCGESGQVFHCHRALLAARSSYFKVMFTADMRERSDSVIKLSGVDCAVLGSLLDYVYTARVRVTESNVQSLLEAADLLQFSRVKQACEEFLIRLLEVDNCLGMHTFAELHQCPRLQREAHRVMLSRFPELVEQEEFLELDHEKIRSVLADQSLTVQGDETLIDGVVSWVSHDLDSRVHCVSDLLHSIHLSMDHIYFNTSLEVHRQYLTKNDGKLKSTIVQAMRSNGKEIPPSRKFSPSMYIIGGYYWHPLCEVHIWDPVSNTWVQGKDMPDPGRESYSVSLLGANIYVTGGYRTNTVEALDTVSVYNCDYDEWTESCPMITARYYHCSVALHGCVYTIGGYRGGAPEQETEFYDPLKKRWFPVAKMIQGVGNATACVMGEKIYVTGGHYGYRGSCTYEKVQVYRPDVNEWSIVTLSPHPEYGLCSVSLHNKLYLVGGQTTVADCYDTESDEWRPISVMKERRMECGAVVISGCIYVTGGYSYSKGTYLQSIEKYDPELDSWEMVGTLPSPARSHGCVCVHSVH
- the klhl23 gene encoding kelch-like protein 23 isoform X1 codes for the protein MSNKNEIYTYDFCDGKHAAELLEALRHFYIRGLFTDVTLQCGESGQVFHCHRALLAARSSYFKVMFTADMRERSDSVIKLSGVDCAVLGSLLDYVYTARVRVTESNVQSLLEAADLLQFSRVKQACEEFLIRLLEVDNCLGMHTFAELHQCPRLQREAHRVMLSRFPELVEQEEFLELDHEKIRSVLADQSLTVQGDETLIDGVVSWVSHDLDSRVHCVSDLLHSIHLSMDHIYFNTSLEVHRQYLTKNDGKLKSTIVQAMRSNGKEIPPSRKFSPSMYIIGGYYWHPLCEVHIWDPVSNTWVQGKDMPDPGRESYSVSLLGANIYVTGGYRTNTVEALDTVSVYNCDYDEWTESCPMITARYYHCSVALHGCVYTIGGYRGGAPEQETEFYDPLKKRWFPVAKMIQGVGNATACVMGEKIYVTGGHYGYRGSCTYEKVQVYRPDVNEWSIVTLSPHPGKGNRRGQKRSIDLFRADYLCLNLLFSEYGLCSVSLHNKLYLVGGQTTVADCYDTESDEWRPISVMKERRMECGAVVISGCIYVTGGYSYSKGTYLQSIEKYDPELDSWEMVGTLPSPARSHGCVCVHSVH